In Myxocyprinus asiaticus isolate MX2 ecotype Aquarium Trade chromosome 27, UBuf_Myxa_2, whole genome shotgun sequence, the DNA window gcttacagcatgtctcgttcccttcatctcagggaaccgacaTTTTCAATCGTAAGATTTCCTTAAAAAGTGCccatttaaaggtgtactcaaATTCAAAggtgtaatttttttcctcattaaacaaatttaactcctaaagacatgaattgtaattttgcgatatatgtaggaaatcatggccactcacattaaaatgaggactctagtcatatcagtatccttataaaagctgttttattctacatggagagggtccgcacatggggctgccatgttagaatcacatgaccagctgaatcctactcacttaatctcagtaactgtccttttatttgacactttcactcactgattaaagtaatcatggctgactgtgaatactaaatttctacaatggcagaGTTACATATAGGGAGATAAAATACAATTCTTCAAattctccataaaattacttgcatttaaatgcatacTTTTCTTTTGTTTATAATTGTACAATctcaaaatgtaattatattatatatatgtatatattactttttctgcaaaaagagatgttttagtACTGGTCAAATTTATTAATGagtcataaaacatttttaaatctttaCAGAACTaacagtaaaaccatgtttaacaGACATGGGCTGTTTCTCAGTGTGCGTTCTTAtcggttgtattttattttattttatttaatgtatatatgttttttttatgaatatatatatatatatatatatatacagtcatgggaaaaagaaagtacactctccttgacataataaaaatcatctggtccttagcaggtcttaaaattaggtaaatacaacctcaaatgaacaacaacacatgacatattacaccgtgtcatgatttatttaacaaaaataaagccaaaatggagactacatgtgtgaaaaactaagtacacccttgctgcttccataggaattaagaggctaagtagtagccaggtgctgctaatcaaatgcccttgatgaattaatcatcagcaagtgtgaccacctctataaaagctgaagttttagcagtttgctggtctggagcattcaggtgggtgttaacacaatgccaaggaggaaagacatcagcaatgatcttagagaagcaattgttgctgcctGTCAATCTGGGAAGtgttataaggccatttccaaacaatttaaaatcCATCATTccacagtgagaaagattattcacaagtggaaaacattcaagacagttgccaatcttcccaggagtggacatcccagcaaattcaccccaaggtcagaccgcgcaatgctcagagaaattgctaaaaacccaagagttacatctcggactctacaggcctcagttagcatgttaaagttcatgacagtacaattagaaaaagactgaacaagtatggtttgtttggaaaggttgccaggagaaagcctcttctctctaaaaagaacatggcagcacggcTTAGGTTTGCGAAGTTgtatctgaacaaaccacaagacttctgtaacaatgtcctttggacagacgagaccaaagtggagatgtttggccataatgcaaaGTGCCACGTTTggtgaaaaccaaacacagcatatcagcacaaacacttcataccaactgtcaagcatggtggtggaggtgtgatgatttgggcttgttttgcagccacaggatCTGGGCACCTTACAGTCActgagtcgaccatgaactcttctgtataccaaagtattctggagtcaaatgtgaggccatctgtctgacAGTTAAAGCTTGGCTGAAATTGGGTCATCCAACAgcacaatgatcccaagcacaccagcaaatctacaacagaatggctgaaaaagaaaaaaatcaagatgttgcaatggcccagtcaaagttcAGACCTCAAcctgattgaaatgctgtggcgggaccttaagagagctgtgcataaacaaattccagcaaacctcaatgaactgaagcaatgttgtaaagaagagtgggccaaaattcctcaaatgatgtgagagactgataaagtcatacagaaaacgattacttgacgttattgctgctaaaggtcgttctacaagctattgaatcataaggtgtacttagattttcacacatggcttctccattttgactttatttttgttaaataaatcatgatatggtgtaatatgtcatgtggtgttgttcatctgaggttgtatttacctaattttaagacctgctaaggaccagatgatttttattatgtcctgataagtaaaaccatagaattcaaggagggtgtactttttcgtgtgtgtgtgtgtgtgtgtgtgtgagagagagagagagagtgaaacaaAAATGCCAGAGGTCTGCACGGGAAAGCATTCAATTACatattataaaagtataaaaacattataaatattaaCTACAGAATGAAATGGTTTTTAGGGCTTTGGAGTTGTTGGAGGTAGCAAGAGTGTCCAGATAGGATTTAGCAGAGTGGACACTCTTCACCTTATTGGGAGATTCTTTGCATCATGAGTTTCAGCCAATCAGAGACGCCTGTTGGTGTTACGGAGAAACAACTGCGGAAAGTTGCACACTGGGAGACAGCAGACACAATTCATAACAGcataaaaaacatacaaagtTGGACATCGTTGCAAAAGTTGATAAAGGATAATGAAGGAGGACAAGGAAAACACTCGCCCCAGAGAAAAGAAAGTGGAAATAAAGTGTGATGAAAATGAAAAACCCGAGAAATCAAGTAAAGAGAAGAAGGAGGCTATGACAAAGGTAGTTAGCAGGCTAGCTGGCTACATTGCTCCtacaaatataaacattataaacagcgCAGCTAGTTGCTTTTATATGAAATACTtgagaattttgtttttgactgTGTTGGAAATACCACGTTGACATATTATTTGCTATTTGATTTAAACCTTGCAGCTACAAATGGCTGAAAATGCCGAATATTTACAGTCTGGTTAGCAAGTCCCCCTTTCAAAGTTTCCCATTTCTGCTTGGTTTTACATGTTGTTAGTAATAGTAGAGATAGATCACCAAATTATACCTGTATGTTAATCGCTGTTcagatattattgttattaaggACGCACCAACTAATGCTCCACCACTAATCACAGTAAGACGCACGCATGACTACATTTTACCATGTGAATATAGATAACTGCCCTCCACTCCCAACACCTCAGTCACCTTGACTATGTATATATATTGACTGAtatatttaatgttgttttttgttcttttatcaAATTTTAGATAGTGATACGACGGCTACCTCCCAGCCTAACCAAAGAAGAACTAGTGGAACAACTGCAGCCTCTTCCTGAACTGGATTACCTGGAGTTTTTCTCTAGTGATACAAGGTTTGTAGATGCAGTCATTTACAAAAGAAAACAGAGCAGAGAAACAAGTAAAAGGTGATTATGTACATGATGACTGATCAAGATATTTGTTTATTTGCAGTCTTTACCCTCATCTCTTTGCAAGAGCATATCTGAATTTCAAAAATCAAGAGGACGTAGTTCTCTTCAGAGACCGTTTTGATGGCTATGTCTTCATTGATAATCGAGGTTTGGTTTATGcttgttttattacttttttcacaAGTCTTATGTTAttgttttctctccccttttcttcccaatttggaatgcccaattcctaacgCGGtcaaagtccttgtggtggcatagtgacttgcctcaatccaggtggcggtggacgaatctcagttgcctccgtgtctgagaccgccaatccgcacatcttatcacgtggcttgttgagcgcgttaccgcggagacatagcgcgtgtggaggcttcacgctattctccgcggcattcacgcacaactcacaacgtgccccaacgagagcgagaaccacattatagcgaccacaaggaggttaccccatgtgactctaccctccctagcaaccaggccaatttggttgcttaggagaccaggtaggagtcacacagcacgccctggattcaaacatgtgactccaggggtggtagaggtcttatgtttaatgtttactCACTAACTTATGGTGTTAAGAATCAAAATTTTGCTGAATGGACTGCTGTCTCATGTTATACTCTATAAATGTCAGAGActtttaattattctttattattaatcattattatgttAGGACTGCAATATTTGGTGTGCTGGTAAATTGCTGGAACTTCTCTAACCGTGAGAATTATTATCTTCTATTTTGCATGTTATAGGACAAGAATATCCAGCCATTGTCGAGTTTGCACCATTCCAGAAAATTGCTAAGAAAAGGAGCAAGAAAAAAGATGCCAAAAGCGGAACAATTGAAGATggtgattttgtttttcttccttTGTTTGTAATCATTGTAGGTAATAATTAACTCGGGACAAATGTTAGTCTAATTCATTgttatcacattactaattagaTGCTGATTATAAGAAATTTTTGGAACTCTACAATGGTGATGAGGAAAAATTTCCTTCCAACCCTGAGACTTTACTTGAGGAAATAGAGGCCAAGACAAAAGAACTCAGCAGTAAGTTTCTGCAATAAATGTCTTGAAGAACAATACACCTTAAGTAGTTTTCACTCATTGCAAATAATCTTCTAAATTTTCCTTTCTCCAGCTAAAAAAACAACACCTCTCTTGGACTTCCTTAAGAATAAACAGGTAAAATAAGGGTGCAATATCCTGAATACTCCATTAGGCTGACTCAAGGTAATTTGCCTGGTGTCATTACATAAATTGACATACTCATGTGCAGTCTGTTCATGAACTCCTATTTCGTCCTCCCCAGAGGAttagagaagaaaagaaagaagagaggAGACGAAGAGAGCTAGAACGTAAACGCTTGAGAGACGATGAGCGGCGTAAGTGGAGAGAGGAGGACAGAAGAAAACGAAAAGAGGctgagaaactgaaaaaagaaaaggcaTCTGATAAGGATAAGGACCAACCTAAAGAAGAACAGCCAAAAATCAAGGTACTTCACTATGTAATGCCAATTTTATGGAATATCACGATTAAGTTTTGAGGTTTGGTGCTAACTTTAGTACTTATTTTGTATCTAGTACTGATCCCTGATGTCTTTCTTTGCCACAATACATTTACTTAAGCTGCTAAGGTTGTTACGTGTAACAAAGTCACCTGATGTTTTGTCTACAGCTCTTGAGGAAACCAGACAAAACAGAAGATGTTGATACTGAAAAGCCAAAAGAAAAGCCCAAGAAACAGGACAGGGAGAAACAGAAGGAAGGCCGAGCTCCAGGAGGAGGAGACATGAAGAAACGGCAGAATGGTGAACACAGAGATGAGAAGGGGGGCAAGTAAGTTGGTTGCACTAAAcacatctgtgatttttggagtaaGTCTAGAGATATACAGTAAATGGAGCATAATGGAGTTGTCACTTAGTGTGGAAATTAGTGATACTGTTTCATTCAATTTAatctctttctttttattttccctctCATTTCATATGATGTCTTAATTTTTTGTCATGCAGACTAGAGGATGGTGGGCATAAAGATTACAGGGATCGTgatggagacagagagagagaccgtgacagagagagagagagagagcggagacagaaagaaaaagaacgCGTCAGAAGGCAGGATGATGAGCGGAGGAGGAGAAGGGAACGTCAGGATGGAGAAAACACCTACAAaaagagagaggaggaggggAAGAAGGAAAAGGAGCGTGTTTGGGAGAAGAGAAAGAATGAGAGTACCGGAGAGTCCTCTGGTAATGTTCATCCTGACAAGCCATCAAAGGAAAACAAAAGGGAAGACAGTGCCAAAAGGGATCGTCTAAGAAATAAGGTACAGGCATTTTTGATATGCAAATTAATCTTGAGTGTATTTGATTATAATAGTCAAATATCTTCGGTGATTAATCATAACCCTAACATCGCCGCCTTAGGATCGACCTGCAATTCAGCTCTACCAGCCCGGGGCAAGGAGCCGTAACCGGGGTGGAGGTACAGGAGAAGGACAAGCAGTGGAGAAGAGGGCTGAGAGGGAGTCCAAGAATACTCAAGAGAAAGGGGCAGAGTGAAGAAGCAGCCCTGTTCTAGCATGGCAAGATGTCTAACGAGAGGAGTGGCTCTGTTCTAATCAGGGCAAATTTACACCTTAATACAAGGAGCTGCCATCAAAAGAATttcccccataaaaaaaaaactctctgtcTGTGACATGAGAGCACATACCTGTCACCCTCCAGTGCCTGAATGAGCCCCCCAAAGTTTCTGTTCATGAACAAGGCAAAGAATCATTCAGTTCCTGACTGATGGTTAGATGTGAGAAGCGGGGCACAACCAAGAGAGAAGCCAAAGTGATTGGACCATGATAACTCAAAGTGACCTTACTTTTGGTACACAGCAAAACTTATTTTACTTCACATACTTTTCTGCTTCATAGTTTGTAATAAAGCTCAGCTTGCTCAAGATTTCACTGTTACACTGTAGAAAGATCTTACTGCACCTTACCTGaaccattcaaaccaatgtcatACTGTGCATTTAACCTAAGACAATCAGTAACATGAGTTTGTGTTCTTATAGCGTGGATGTAGCTTTTAAAGAGCCTACTGATATACTTTGTTTCCAATTCAAATTACCATGTAGAAATTGGTCAGTTGGGAAAAGAGCCATGCTTTATAAAGCTGATTGCCATTACCACTGTCAGTTTTTTTCTGCAAGTTGACTAAAGTATATGCAAAACAGATGTGGCCTTCCCTAATTTTGGAATTAAAACATATCCTACCACTCTCACAAAAATACAATTAGCTTGGTTTAGAAACTTAAATGTGTTGTAATCCAGTTGTATGGTTCCTTAAGTAATATAACTCAAACACAGCTTGTTTTCCTTTTGTAGTTGCAGCTTTGTCAAAATGCGAAGAGAAATCTGAAAAGACAATAAATGAACAACTTACATGTTCAAGTGTTT includes these proteins:
- the LOC127417696 gene encoding regulator of nonsense transcripts 3B-like, translating into MKEDKENTRPREKKVEIKCDENEKPEKSSKEKKEAMTKIVIRRLPPSLTKEELVEQLQPLPELDYLEFFSSDTSLYPHLFARAYLNFKNQEDVVLFRDRFDGYVFIDNRGQEYPAIVEFAPFQKIAKKRSKKKDAKSGTIEDDADYKKFLELYNGDEEKFPSNPETLLEEIEAKTKELSTKKTTPLLDFLKNKQRIREEKKEERRRRELERKRLRDDERRKWREEDRRKRKEAEKLKKEKASDKDKDQPKEEQPKIKLLRKPDKTEDVDTEKPKEKPKKQDREKQKEGRAPGGGDMKKRQNGEHRDEKGGKLEDGGHKDYRDRDGDRERDRDRERERERRQKEKERVRRQDDERRRRRERQDGENTYKKREEEGKKEKERVWEKRKNESTGESSGNVHPDKPSKENKREDSAKRDRLRNKDRPAIQLYQPGARSRNRGGGTGEGQAVEKRAERESKNTQEKGAE